ACTTGTCTGTCTCCTATATGAAAGGGGCAAAGACTAGTTTACATAATATAATGTTTTGTTTATATAATATCTCTAGCACTTAGCTCAGTGCCTGACACAGAGGAAAAGTTCAATAAATAAACCAAATGAAGCTGTTAAATGACAGTCAAAATATCTGGTACTTATCTCTGATAACTTGTGAAGCTCCTAAACAAGCTACCTGTCTATCTTTTTAAAGCAAGAGGGAAtatgtccaaaaaagaaaaggttaGAGAAATAGTTATGTTAAAAACATGGAAATGAACAAGAGTCTTCCCCTTTTTTACACTTACTATATACTTTTCCCTATAATCAAATAATCATTTACACAATGTGATTATATAATTCCTAAGGACAGGGGCCATTCCCGTAACATCCAATAGAGcactgacaaaagaagatgcTTAGTGAATACTGTTCAGTTGAATCACAACTACAAAGGAAAAGGTATATGAAAAGAATTCTAGTAGATTCAACTTAGATGAATCTTCTATTAAAAGACAAGTGATTTGTACATTCTGTGCATGTAGCTTTTCAAAATAATCTTACATGTTTtatgtctttaaaacaaaataacagaaaattctGTTATTCTACAGAAGGAGAGACTGAcaaagatgagaagggaaaaatcATAAATTGAAAGAGGTAGGAAACGGAGTGGCTCAAGTGGCCAAGTGCCTGCTTAACTGAGACttggaggtcccaggctcagttcccagtgccttccaaaaaaaacaaaaaacaagcaaaacaaatgaaaaaagtcaGCTCAGGGTTGTTGATGTGGTTCAATGGTTAagctgagtgccggcttcccacatacaaggtactgggtttaatccccagccctggtacttaaaaaaaaaaaaaaaaaaagtgatacaaATAAGGAGTTTTTTTTAAACCACCGAACAAATCATCTCTACCTGATAGGTATTAGATATGGGGAGTTCCAAGTCTGTGAGAGTGTTTAAATTACTGATTTATATGAATTACATTATAAAACATAACTGTGGATTTGAAATCTTACCAGAATATATCCTCTAATATGTCTAAAGGTAGAGGATGAGGATTAAACACGATAAAAAGTCTTTCTTTCACAGGAGTTTCAGGAGgggctttttttttgcatgatggAAGTACAACATCTGTCTGAATTTGAGGCAACTGTGATACAGAACTTCCTCCAAATTGCTGCTGAAGAGTAAGATacaaaatgagagaaaggaaaactacactTCAGAAATTTCTAGTAAAGAGCTAAAGAAAGCTGTATTTCATGGCAACTATGTGGTCTTCGATTATAGCTCTGAAAATTTTCCTTTATAGATTATAAAAGCTGCATTTATTTAATAGAGTACTGATATATTGTGAAGGCTAAATACTCAGCTACTTACCAGAAATTGCTGCTGATTTGGGTTATTCCACACCACTGATGCAAGCTGTGCAGCTACCATCTGCGTTGCCATTTTTCTAAGGAGACTGGAGAAATTAATTGATAAGttacagaaaactagaaatactCAGTTTTTTAATAGAAGCTCATTTTGTGTGACTTCCTTACCTGAAGGccaattgttttctatttttattcttgaaATCACAGTCATGTACATTCAAAGGGTGGCTTAAGACACTCCTGGAATGGTACTTACTCTGTTGCATTACTTCCATCATCAATGAAGGAAACACCTATTCGATTCCCAGGAGGGTACTGAAATCCATGTAACTTATATTTTGCATAAATAGCTGATGCTACATTAAAATACTGAACCACTCCGTgacctaaaataaagtaaaaaatacagaTATTAAAAAGTGGGTTGAGTGCCTAAAGTTATGTTGCAAAGTGTctcaaaaattaaacaatatacaaaTACCCTAATACCACAGGTAAGCAGTGACATCAGTTGACAAAGAGAATTACAATAATGTGGGATGAGGAAAATATATAAGCTCTACTCTGTACCTCAGAAGAGTTTTTGACCCAAAAGGAAGATAAGGCATGTACACATTCCTAAGGTAAAAAGGATGTGGTTAAATACATGGGAGGGTACAAAGTATTAATACTAAAGAaccttagaaaaagaagagagaatactTTTGACTTGGAGACCAAAGGTTTCACTGAGACTACATTTACATCTGTGGCACTGGAGAGCAGCAGGAGACTTTAAGTGTCATCATTTCAGGATATGTTCATAATATGATGATGGtaagagatataaataaaaggtCCTTACAATGTTTATTGCAGCCCAACTGTTGCAGTGATTTAGAAGATAAATAAAGTTGCCCCCCCATTATGTGCCCAAATCAGCAAATACAATAAtttgtaaacaaacaaacaacaacaaaaaaacagcaccAGTTTACCACCCTGTATTTATATAATGAAAGAGCTATTTGGGGCATAACCATATCTAAATGTAACATAAAGTAGtcttataaaactgaaaaataaagtttgctttggtatttattaaaattttagagGGTTTAGGAGTAAATAGAACTCCTAAAGGAGAAATTAGCAAGCCTGGAAATTAAATGACGGAAAACAGTGATTTAGAAAGtctaaagagagaaaggggagatgtgtgtttgtgtgtggggggaataAAGTAGATCACAGGTTGAGAGAGGAGAATAGAACCAAGTCTTTCCAAAGAATTCTTCCTCAAATTGCATGGATCCACACTGCTTTTAATACACCTTCTGTTTGTCATGCACTGTTATCCCTATACTATTCCTACTGTCAATCAGCTTTATTCTGGGGCCAATTTGGCAAGTAAGAAAGCAGAAAGCAAAAAGGAATTCTTAGCGTGGCACCAAGTACTCACAGAGTCAACTAATATTTGCAGAATGCATGCTATGTGGTAGGCCTTTCACATAGTTATCatcacatttaattttcacaacccAGAGTTTCTTGTCTCCATTACATAAGGGGAAGTTGAAGCTTGGTGAGGATAAGTAATTATTAAAGTCATACAATAGATAAGATATATAAAGTCAGGAATCAAATAGGAGTAAAAGTACCAACAGAAAATAGgtggctcaataaatattaaatttcttttcctttctaattcCAAGACCTATGTTCCTTCCAATGGCCTGGAGGATTTGCAGCATTCTGTTACTTTATACTTTGTAGAATGAATTTTATCAGTTTCATGAAGCTAGAATCAGGGCAGTCTAGAGAAACTGGCTCAAAATCCCcattattttccattcttcatcaAGGCTATGGGTCAGGTAAGATAATAATGGGCAAGAAGGGGAATAGGGCTTCCCCTTTAAATCTTACTTTCCTAAagagcttttcttttctctaataaTTGCTTAGAAAATGAGATGTGATAAAGGCAATACCACagcaacaaactaaaaacaagcaAGTATTCTCAGTTGcatattttctatataatttattttctcctttcctgcTTCCTAATCATCCCCTTTTTCCTTCCCCATGCTGTAAGGATATTCTCTGGCCATGTTTAGTCACTCCAATAATCAAACTGGCACCACCACCTAGGTCTGCCACGGCATTTCATGCCCTACTGCCCTAGATGTCAAAAGTATCCATAGCACTTGTCTATTCACTGATGCTTTCACATTACTGTTTCAGGAAAAACAGTTTGATTAAACTATACTAAAGAATGAGTGACCACTAACATTTCATTGTGCTGTCCCAAATATATGCATTTAAGAAGTGAtactgttgggaagcagacttggccccgtggtccgtctaccacatgggaggtccgtggttcaaaccctgggcctccctgacccgtgtggagctggcccacgtgcagtgctgatgcacgcaaggagtgccgtgccatgcaggggtgtcccacgcaggggagccccaaacacaaggagtgcgccccgtaaggagagccgcccagcgcgaaagaaagtgcagcctgcccaagaatggctccgcacacacggagagctgacacaacaagatgacgcaagaaaaagaaacacagattcccgtgccactgacaacaacagaagcggacaaagaacatgcagcaaacagacacagagaacagacaactggggtggagggggaggaaggggagagaaataaatataaataaatctttaaaaaaaacgtGATACTGTAAACTAAATGGACCTCTAACTGATGAAATTCCAGGTGAACTAAGTATTTTAGCCAATGGGAGAGATGGAGGCAAGAACTAGAATAAACTATGGAAAGGCAACAACAGAGCCCTTCTATGAATCTTGGAACCAAAGATACATAGGATGACCACATACCTTTAAGGATTTATAAACCATCAAAGGGCCAATTTCATTCTTGCATTTCAAGGCAATTTTCAAACTTGTGTAGCTTGCAGCTACCCCGACACCACTCAATCTGCAGCATTAGCGGTGGGTGATGTTAATAATGTTTGGGTCATCCTGACATGTTTTCCCATCTATGACAGAATGAGTCAAACTTCAGGAGAACAGAGAGATCTTAGTTCTGGTCCTGGCTCCATCATTAACTAGAGcatgttacttaacctttctgggcCTCATTTCTCTGATTTGTAAATAGAGATGAGGGAAGGAGTGATAGACTAATTGATGTCTACATTCCATGACTTTCCTGGAAGATGGACTGACCTAGTGGATCTCTATAGCTTTACTGTTCTTGGACAATTAACCAATGAGAAATGTGAGAAACCTTTCCCAGATATCAAACTTGGAGAAACAGCTTTAGCAGCTTTACTTTTCAGAAGGCTTTTCTGCTTTAAGTCAAGGTAGGCCAGGCTGTTATATTGTATTACCCCTTTCCAAACAATCACCTAAACTCTGTCCTGAGATACTTAACACCTCCATGGTTTTCACCACAGCAGAATTCTTACCATAGTTtgtttagctttaaaaaaaattctaaggaAAACTGATCATAACAGGAGGTGAATTAAAGAAACATAATAACAATGCTAAAACAGTTGTTACTACTATTATGATACAGACAGTGCAAGGCACTGTTGTAAGCACTTTTCATATATTAATGAATCCTCACAACATCACTGAGATAGGTGttactattaataacatcttcattttatagatgaagcaCAGATAGTATAGATAACGTGCCCATGACCACACAACTAGTaaataaagaatcaaatatgtccAGAAAACAAAGTTCTGTTATACATGTGTGCAACAGCTGTGTTCCTAGAAGGCACATCAGATTTTTGTGAAAATACGAAGATGAGATTAAGGAAAACGGAAATTATTTAAACAAGTTTTTTCTATTGAATATAGTTTTAGTATATCAACGTTCTTATACAACACAGATACACCTATAAACCAGTGCttcctaaatttttattctttggaaTCTACTTTGACACTAAAATATTCTGTATCAACCAAGAAGGAAATGGAATGAAAAGTGATACATAAAAAACATatctaagaaaagaaataaccaaaaaagaaaaaaacaaaacaaaaacaaaaataaaaatatacttagtcATATGGGATAGCTGcagcaagaaagaaatgaaaagtaatatgtataaaaaataaaagtcagggACTAGAGGGTCTCAGATCAGATGTCACATATTGTACATTATTTTGGAGAGCTTTCAACTATTGGGATAGATTTCAGCCTAGGACAAGAGGGATACTTTTGTACTGGAGTCGTTAAATGGAAAGTCTAGGAGCTTGTAACATAATTGATAAATCCTCAAGATAAATTTATAATCTAATCCACTTTTGGAAAAAACGCTGTTATAATTTCACGTACCTCTCTAACCCTAAGCATCCCAacattttgatgaaattaaaataaaacacagaaatcAAATGactatataaaattaattaaaatagggGGCCAACTATATGATGGCACCTCTGTTACTGAAAAGGTGTTACAACATATATTTATCAGATATATCTAAcaagaaaaacaatataaaaggTATAAGAACAAACATTTTTCAACATACaagataaaagggaaagaaaatacaaaacagtAGAACAACATACAAATTTAACAATGTATGTGCCAGAAAACACAGTATGTGTGCTTTGGAGTCTTAGAACAGAGAATGATAGTATAAGATTGGGTTAACTTTGGAGATGGCCCAAAGTAGGTTCCCATGGGCACTTGTGTAAAAAGACCAGTGCTGGGTAGGGTAATACTGAGTATGTGGGGGCATCATGGGACACTCCAAGCCTATTAGCCCACAGAACCAGACCCTCTTTCCTACAAGAGTGTTCTATAATACTTCCCCTCAACACTAACATTACCCTAAAAGGACTACATCAGGCATATGCATAGTATTGGAATAGATGCCAAGTATGATTTCTCCATACCAATTCTCACCTCCaagtctttaaaacaaatatacaaaaacCCAAACCCTTAAAATGTATTGagtatttattatgtgccagggcAGACATTaggtattttacatatattatttctaaTTCTTACCTCAACCCCGGCAATGGAAGGTATTAGTAATCCCAATTTAAGGATGAGTAAAGAGAGGTCCAGAGAGTATAAACAATGTGCCAAGGTCTCAGAGCTATGTGCCTTTGCTGGGATTTGCACCTGAATTCGTCTGGTGCCAAATTTCCCCCATTATGCCACAATGCCTCCATTAACAAAAAAGCCTTAGCAAAAATCAAAAGGcttaatacatacatacacacacacacacacacacacacacacacaggttaaATTCTTTAATATTAGATGATGATGTAATCAATTAACTAGTTAACAAGTTCAAAAGGCTAATATGAGAGCATGCTTTTATTGAGAGTGGGAAGAAATAGTACTTGAAATGAAGGGAAGGGGTTTCACTTAGGCATATAAAGTTTAGGAATAAGAGAGTTAGGGATGAGGAGAAAACTAACTTTGTCTAGCACTTATTTAAAGAGTACAAGCAATCAGAGACTTTATTCTGAGATATTTTTGTTGTACAGTTAGAAATAGAGAATGCTCTATTTTTGTGGGAGTTAAGTGAATGATTCTgtataaaggaaataaattccCAGGGATTTATTAACATATCAATGTGTTTGAAAATCTAAAAAGGAGAACAAGGAGACAAAACTCCTCTCACACAGTTTATCTGACATTAAAAATGCCACTGGTGAAAAGCCATTTTAACAAAAcagtctaatttttaaaattataaccatCATTTTACCATAATTTGAATAAGGATCTCGTTGAACTTCACAATATTCCAATCCTGGTACTATATCAAAAATGCTGAAAAGCTGCTCTTCAGTGAAAGGAACTCTTGATACAACTGACAAACGTTTGGAGATAGGTTCCTGGCCTCTGTTGTCATTCTTTTCAAAACTTGAAAATTCAGGTTGCTGTTCTACAATATAAAGAGTAAATCTTTACATTTCTGTTCATTTAGGAATTCATTTAACAGTTTAGATACAATAAAGCAAATCATTAAGTCTGTTGCACTGAACACAGACACTGTAATTTattattaaagattttttaaaaatttctctccccttccctgcacccccccccttcccagttgtctgctctctgtgtccatttgctgtgtgttcttctgtgtctgcttgtattcttctcagcagcactaggaatctgtctctttttgttgcatcatcttgctgtgtcagctctctgtgtgtgtagcaccattcctgggcaggttgtacttttttcacactgggcagctctccttacggggcgcagtacttgcatgtggggctcccctacatgggggacacccctgcatggcacggcactccttgtgtgcatcggTACTAGGCGTGGCggagctcatcacacaggtcaggaggccctgggtttgaaccctggacctcccatatggtaggcagacgctctatttgttgagccaaacccacttcTCAGACACTGTATTTTGTAGTATGCTCTCAGACCAGAAGGGATCAATGATAAGTAAACATATAAATTCATCTACTCCCCCCGTGTTTAACATTTAAATATAGTAGAAATGCATAGTCAAACTCCACAGGAATAAATTTAGTATACAAAACTGCAAAATACAGCATGTATTTCAGCTGAAAGTTTATGCcaaatattttaaagatccaTTGGTCTTAATATTCatcatttattttccctttcttctagATTTCTAGCTTTAGTTTTTgtcattgctcttcttttcctagctAGCCCTACCTTGAAAACAGCAGCAGTTAGGAGACAAAGTTTTAGAATCTATACTGAGAGATGTCTGTACGTGTTTTTTGTACTTTCTGGTCAGCTGCAAAGAGGCAGAAGTTCATCTGAAAAAGTAGCAGTGACATGGTTTAATACTGCTAtttatattactaaaataaaggTAATCTACTTACCAAATGGAAACATATTTACTCTAGGTTCATGTCCCAAAGTCTCCTGCCTcatattattataataatctTGTTCAGAGGATTCAGATGCTTTATTTTTAGGTTCAGCCAAGATAGCTCGAAAACCTGAAAAAAAGAGTCCATGAATTTCAAGCCTCATAGTAAATTTAACATacctgaaaatatatttaattgctAGATACTGACTTaactttataaatatgattgCACAAAATAAAATTCACACAACAGTCATTTCGACCAGACCTAATTCTTTGTCTTCTTGAAGATGGCAAGGAATAAATGAGAAACAACAAGAATCCTAAATTATGGGTCAATGTAAACATGAAAGATCAGCAATTCTATGCTGTCCCTTCCACCATTCATTCTCCCAGGCTCTTCAACATAAAAATTCtatataggggagcagatgtggctcaagctgagcatctgcctcccacatgggaggtcctgagttcagtacctggtgcctccaaaaaacaaacaaacaaacaaacaacaagcaaacaaacgaaaaaaactcAAGGGAGACAGTGTGGCTTAgttggttgagcaccagcctcccacatacaaggtcccatgttcaaCCCCCAGTTCTGGTActtcaatcaataaataaaataaaaataactaaaattttacaATCCTATAAAGGGATTCTACACATCAACTTGTCAAGTTTCTTTCTTTGAACTATACTTAGAATGTGTTATTTTCCACTCTAACATTCTTGCCTGTTTTAAACTTAcattttctttaatgaattaCATTAGCCCTTTAACTGGTCTCCTTGCATCTGGATCAAGGattcttaactaggggtccaAGGATGCACTCTAGAGGATAGGAAGGTTCCATGAACCCTCTGAAACTTTAAACCAAATGATTATGCATATATGTGCACATGGGCATTTTTCAAGGGAGAAGATTTATAGCTTTCATATTATTCAGGTGCTCAAAAAAggataaaaccaaccaatttggATTCTTAATCTGCAAATCCATCTTTAACACTGTAGTCAGATCAACTGTTCTAAAATAGCTTTCACTATTTTCCTCCTTTTAAGTAATTTATGATGGATTCCTAACATGGACTAAGTACAGACTCTTTATAACTTTCCATATTTTGTTCTAGTGTACCTCGTTACTGTTTCATAATTTCTTAAGTGGAATATTGTTTTTATTCAGACTGTTCCCTTCATAGTATTAAGCATAAGACATGTTTCTTCCTGGCTCTGTGCCTTTGCTAACACTACTCTTACCTTCTGTCTTGCTAGCTCTATGCCAGACTCAAGTCCTAACTCCTCCCAGATTCTTTCCCATGCTCAATCAGCCCACCTGTTTTTCACCACTGATACCCTatgccaaagaaaaaaaaagaaagaaagaaaaagatatactaTACTACATACttaggaacatttttttcatttggcaAATTTTTAGTGAGTCTACTATAAATGGCAGTATCTATTAGGTTTTGGTTACCCAGAAAAGCTATAAATTCCTTAAAGGCCAGAGCTGCCATATATTGCATTTGTATCCATCTATTCAGCATATTAATGGATATACCATAGTCAATTAATGCTGGCTGAATGAAATTAAGTTAGAAGGATCTCAGAAAACTTTCATGTGCCCCTTAGGGGTATCAAAGCATTCTGACTAGCAATAATTCTGCAAGTATTTGGAGATTTTTATAATATCCTAAAAATCCACTAATTCAATAATAATTCATTTCTAAAGGTCAATATAACCAAAAGCATGACAACAAAGAATATCTTCTTGGtttcttgaaaatttttttcttcattatgtaTTCCAACAACAGCAGAAGATCTGATTAATACCACTCTAGCTTGAGATTAACCCAATCTAtctttaataatttatattagcAAACCTTATAAATTCTGTCCTTAACCTATAAGGCTATTGGTATACTTAATTCTATTTAGGGTTTAGGCCAATTATGAATAAATATTGCAGAaaacttattgtgatttttttactATAAAGAGTGAAGATAAAAACTGAAGGGTAGGTCAATCTTTAAATTAATGTTTAGTAATGCCAAAACACTTGGAAAAAAACACACCTatacaaataataaccaaagtATGGCAACAGCATTTCCATTAACTATCTAAAGTAATTCAGTTGCTCATATCTCTCTTCAAGATAGTATCTCAATGATTGTTTAACAGATTATAGTTCCAAAATAATTTTGCCCtaagattatatatatttaaattcctACCACTAAGCTTAAATTAGCAGTTATTACTGAAAatctgtattagattcagctattCAGAataatcaaaaaaatttttaaaaaggtctcTAACATGTTAACCAAATACATCCTTACTTCGATCACAGTTTTCTATTGCTTGGGCTGCTTGTGATGGTTTTAAGTATCGTACATAGCCCAAACCTTTACTTTCTCCAGTGACTTTATTCTTAATAATGCTGCAGTATTCGATATCTCCATAGACCtataagagttaaaaaaaatgattttaggGGAGTCAAAATTAATAATTGAACAAATTCTCTCAGAAGTAACTTAAAATTTATGTTTGTGCCTCCTGCTTTGAAAGAAATTAGAATTTATGGCTGTTTTTAATAATAGCATCAAAATATTACCTACTAATAAGGCCTAGAAAAGAAACCATAATGATGATAAAACCAAAAATGACATAAccaaaataatgataatttttatttactgAGAATTTGCTTTATATATCTTCTCTTATTGTTTCAATGATCTTTCAAGTATATGTATTATTATATAGCTTATTTCACAGACAAAGAAGCTGGACCCTAGAGAAatgaagtaacttgcctaagTTTATAGAGATAGAGTAAGAATTTGTACATGGTCTTGAGAGCTCTAGAGCCCTGATTAGTAGTGGTTAAAAGTTGAAGGTCTGGAATCAGACTTTTCTAGATTCAAATTCCGTCTCTATCACTTATTACCTGGGCAGTTTACTTatcttctctgtgcctctttATCAGTTAAATGGGGTTAATAGCAGTACCTACAGTTGTAAGGGTTAAATGAGCTAATGTACTTTCAGTGCTTACTTACCGCTCAATAAGCATTAGCAATAATTATTTGTCTGCCTACTAATAGGAGCACAAATAATTGTGTATTCTTTTCAAGGACAGCTTGTGAGAGTATAGCTCTAAAACACAATGGGTTCGCACAAGAAGTTGGAAATTCATGTGAGAAAAATGGTATGTTTACTTCTGATACTGGAAGAAATATGTAACATAAATTCTTGgtagttattatttattttataaaatcctCATATATCCAATTAGCAACCTAATTACAGTACATTTACATTAAAATGtgttaaattcattcattcagaacAAGATAAAATGCTTAAAGATAGAAGGTAAACTTTCTTCTTACTATTGGAGGAAGTGTGgaatatctatttttggtatttgttatttttcaagaaTTTTACTCAATTCTCAATTGGGGTAGGAGAgaagaagttttaaaattactttttattacttGTTTTCTTACTTATTGCCTTCCTGATTCATAGTACTAGGAATAGTAGAAAAAGGGTAAAGAAGTACAACtcaaaataatcataaaattgctttttaataagttttgtgAAAATATATTaccacatataaaaatcaatgacTAAAAAAGCGgtttaaaattatattcaaatttcttttacTATGCTCTTGTTATACGTTCAGAGTGGTactaagttttttttctttaaatacaatTCCTTCAGAGGCCTAATTTTATGATGAAAGCTCTTTGAAGAATAAGCCTTTCTGTGAATAAGTAAATTGTCAACATATAACAGGCCCACAGTAAATACTAGACAATGCAGTTCACACACTCAGGCTTGCGTAACTCACTTCTAAATTGCAGGCAACAGAAAGAGATGATTCAGAGGAAGCTTTCAAATTTTAAAGACCAAgagaaggttctgggttcagaaaGCCTGGGCTCCACATGCTGGGTAGGTGACCTTACCTAAAACTCCGAGCTTTACTCTTGATCTTTCtggatatgtatttttattataaagtttTGAAGGAAACACCACCACTGAAATCAGAAAACTTaactaataatttttttatatcttttttaatttaaa
The nucleotide sequence above comes from Dasypus novemcinctus isolate mDasNov1 chromosome 7, mDasNov1.1.hap2, whole genome shotgun sequence. Encoded proteins:
- the RBM45 gene encoding RNA-binding protein 45 encodes the protein MDESGSCGSGGGFRPGVDSLDEPPNSRIFLVISKYTPESVLRERFSPFGEIQDIWVVRDKHTKESKGIAFVKFARSSQACKAMEEMHGQCLSPNDTKPIKVFIAQSRSSGSHRDVEDEELTRIFVMIPKSYTEEDLREKFKVYGDIEYCSIIKNKVTGESKGLGYVRYLKPSQAAQAIENCDRSFRAILAEPKNKASESSEQDYYNNMRQETLGHEPRVNMFPFEQQPEFSSFEKNDNRGQEPISKRLSVVSRVPFTEEQLFSIFDIVPGLEYCEVQRDPYSNYGHGVVQYFNVASAIYAKYKLHGFQYPPGNRIGVSFIDDGSNATDLLRKMATQMVAAQLASVVWNNPNQQQFLQFGGSSVSQLPQIQTDVVLPSCKKKAPPETPVKERLFIVFNPHPLPLDILEDIFCRFGNLIEVYLVSGKNVGYAKYADRISANDAITTLHGKILNGVRLKVMLADSPREESNKRQRTY